Within the Myxococcaceae bacterium JPH2 genome, the region ACCCGCGTCCGCGTGGAGCTGCGCGAGTGGCTGCATGCCCTGCATGTCCGCACCGGCATCACCACGCTCCTCGTCACGCATGACCAAGAAGAAGCCCTGGAGATCTCCCAGCACGTGGTCGTGATGTCGGGAGGACAGGTCGCGCAGGCCGGTCCACCCGAGGACATCTATGACCGGCCGACCACCCCGTTCGTCGCCTCCTTCGTCGGAGGCACCAGCATCCTGCGAGGTCGGGTGCGCGAGGGCCGCGCCGAGATGGGCTCGCTCGTGGTGAGCGCCCCCGAGGCAGCCCGCGAGGGCGAGCCCGTGCACGCCTTCGTGCGCCCCCATGACATCAAGCTCGCGAGGACGCCGAATGGAATCAGACATCCCGAAGGAGCCAGCCGCGTGCAACGCCTGAAGCCCGTGGGGGGCTACGTGAAGGTGCTCCTGCGACTGCCCACCGGCGACGAGCTGGCCGTCGAGGTCCCTCGCTCGGAGTTCGAGGCGCTGGGCGTGGTCGAAGGAGACTCGGTGCTCGCGGATGTCCGAACCGCGCGTGTCTTTGTTGGCGACTACGCCATCTGAGCGGCCATGCACCGCACCGTCCCCACATTGACGAAGCGCAAGTGATGAACGTACTTTGCTTGCCGATGCCTTCCTCCACTCCGACCGCCGCGCCGTGCTGCCGCCGCTGCTGTCGGATGTGTCGCTGTGCCCTTCCGGGCGCGTGGCACTGAGCAAGCATCCTCTGCGCCACACCTCGCGCCTGACTCCCTGGCCCGCCTCGCACCGAGGTGAGGTCCGTCTTCAGTCCTCGCCTCCGCTGTCCTCGCCATTCATGTCCTCCACGCCGTCACACGCCTCTCGCACCGCCATGACAGACCTCTCGGTCG harbors:
- a CDS encoding ABC transporter ATP-binding protein; translated protein: MSVIVEHLTKHFTRSHLPAVADVSFRAPTGAITSLLGPSGAGKSTLLRLIAGLEIADAGAIHIDGVDCTGLPAQQRGVGVVFQSYALFRHMTVRQNIAFGLELRRLPRAQVTARVEEMLALVQLDDLGERLPGQLSGGQRQRVAFARALAIQPRLLLLDEPFGALDTRVRVELREWLHALHVRTGITTLLVTHDQEEALEISQHVVVMSGGQVAQAGPPEDIYDRPTTPFVASFVGGTSILRGRVREGRAEMGSLVVSAPEAAREGEPVHAFVRPHDIKLARTPNGIRHPEGASRVQRLKPVGGYVKVLLRLPTGDELAVEVPRSEFEALGVVEGDSVLADVRTARVFVGDYAI